In Acidobacteriota bacterium, one genomic interval encodes:
- a CDS encoding TolB family protein, producing MHSKPLARALLLAAALCTFAVAQHKSVGLFEHHEDVGAVSTPGSVVYDAEKQTYTIKASGTNMWATKDEFHYAWKRLRGNFILRARAEFLGKGIDPHRKIGWIVRPTLGTDAPHVNASLHGDGLTSFQFRRTKGAITERVDFAEKGYDVVQLERAGNRYIMSVARFGETFVTREISDVSLGDEVYVGLYVCSHNNSVVETAVFRDVEITIPARENFVPYREYIGSNLEVMDLATNMRRVLYRVKDSLQAPNWTKDGKYLLYNHNNLLYRFDLATNTPTLFNTGEVKRNNNDHVFSFDGKLLGISSTSAEDGNVSMIYTLPAKGGKPIKVTRKGPSYLHGWSPDKKWLVFAGRRNEEFDVYKIPANGGEEIQLTTTKGVDDGPEFTPDGKYIYFNSFRTGLMQIWRMKPDGSEQTQITNDEFNNWFPHISPDGKWIVFISFPKDIAPGDHPFYKRVYLRLMPIGGGKPRVIAYLYGGQGTINVPSWSPDSKKIAFVSNTDMR from the coding sequence ATGCATTCAAAACCTCTGGCAAGGGCTTTGCTGCTGGCAGCGGCGCTGTGCACTTTTGCCGTAGCTCAACACAAATCCGTCGGCCTGTTTGAACATCACGAAGACGTTGGCGCCGTTTCCACCCCGGGTTCCGTCGTTTACGACGCTGAAAAACAAACATACACAATCAAAGCTTCCGGCACGAATATGTGGGCGACGAAAGACGAATTTCATTATGCCTGGAAGCGACTGAGGGGAAATTTCATTTTGCGCGCCCGCGCGGAGTTCCTTGGCAAAGGCATTGATCCGCACCGCAAAATCGGCTGGATCGTGCGTCCGACGCTCGGCACCGATGCGCCACACGTCAACGCCAGCTTGCACGGAGACGGCCTGACTTCGTTTCAATTCCGGCGCACAAAAGGCGCAATCACCGAGCGCGTGGATTTTGCCGAAAAGGGTTATGACGTTGTTCAACTGGAACGCGCAGGCAACAGATACATTATGTCCGTCGCCCGGTTCGGCGAAACGTTTGTGACCAGGGAAATTTCGGATGTTTCGCTTGGCGATGAAGTTTATGTCGGGTTGTACGTCTGCTCCCACAACAACAGCGTTGTCGAAACGGCTGTCTTTCGTGATGTCGAAATCACGATTCCCGCCAGAGAAAACTTTGTTCCTTACCGCGAATACATCGGCAGCAATCTGGAAGTGATGGATTTGGCGACGAATATGCGCCGCGTGCTCTATCGCGTTAAAGATTCGCTGCAAGCGCCAAACTGGACAAAAGACGGCAAATATCTGCTCTACAACCATAACAATTTGCTGTATCGTTTCGATCTGGCCACAAACACACCCACGCTGTTTAATACGGGCGAAGTGAAGCGCAACAACAACGATCACGTCTTTTCGTTCGACGGCAAACTGCTCGGCATCAGCAGCACGAGCGCCGAGGACGGCAACGTTTCGATGATTTACACGTTGCCAGCGAAAGGCGGGAAGCCCATCAAAGTGACGCGCAAAGGCCCATCGTATTTGCATGGCTGGTCGCCGGACAAAAAATGGCTGGTCTTCGCAGGTCGCCGCAATGAAGAATTCGATGTTTACAAAATCCCAGCCAATGGCGGCGAAGAAATTCAACTGACAACGACGAAAGGCGTGGACGACGGGCCGGAATTCACGCCTGACGGCAAATACATTTACTTCAATTCGTTTCGCACCGGGTTGATGCAAATCTGGCGGATGAAGCCCGACGGCAGCGAACAAACTCAAATCACCAACGACGAATTCAACAACTGGTTTCCGCACATTTCGCCCGACGGCAAGTGGATTGTATTCATCTCGTTTCCGAAAGACATCGCGCCGGGCGACCATCCGTTTTACAAGCGTGTGTATTTGCGCCTGATGCCGATTGGCGGCGGCAAACCCAGAGTGATTGCTTATCTGTACGGCGGACAGGGCACGATCAACGTTCCTTCGTGGTCGCCGGACAGCAAAAAAATCGCCTTTGTCAGCAATACCGACATGCGATAG
- a CDS encoding cation:proton antiporter — protein MSHLLQLLLLLTIIIFAAKAAGALSVRFGQPAVFGEILVGLLLGPTVVDVLHLWPFAGSSEALEHTIKDFSEIGVILLMFVAGLETDLEGMKRVGRVAFWAAAGGVVLPMFGGAVAARVFGFGWREAIFIGTVMTATSVSISAQTLMELKQLRSKEGSTILGAAVIDDVMGIIVLSFVIAFSAVGAADAADAALPTVIAHSLFGGSKAMEIVLIFVLMTAFFAASIWFGHRFFDRLLKFANRVPASQALLAATVGVALLYALLAQYIGQVAAITGSYIAGVLFAQTGFKREIDEGIHPLTYSILVPVFFISIGLEANGRALLGNSSQLWLMAVILIVAIAGKVLGCSVPALLCGFNRQESLRVGVGMISRGEVGLIVAGVGLASGIINQDVFSIMVIMVLVTTMVTPLLLRLVFPRCEEEKNVEVYESIAGLEKEM, from the coding sequence ATGTCGCATCTTCTCCAACTTCTTTTGTTATTAACCATCATCATTTTTGCCGCCAAAGCGGCTGGCGCGCTCAGCGTTCGGTTTGGCCAACCGGCGGTTTTCGGTGAAATCCTGGTCGGATTGCTGCTGGGGCCGACCGTCGTTGATGTGCTGCATCTGTGGCCGTTCGCCGGATCGTCCGAAGCGCTGGAACACACGATCAAGGATTTTTCCGAAATCGGCGTCATTCTATTGATGTTTGTCGCCGGGTTGGAAACCGACCTGGAAGGAATGAAACGCGTTGGTCGCGTGGCGTTTTGGGCCGCGGCGGGCGGAGTGGTGTTGCCGATGTTTGGCGGCGCAGTCGCCGCGCGAGTTTTCGGGTTTGGATGGCGCGAAGCCATTTTCATCGGCACAGTGATGACCGCGACCAGCGTTTCGATTTCGGCGCAAACTTTGATGGAGCTGAAACAGCTTCGGTCAAAGGAAGGCTCGACGATTCTGGGCGCGGCGGTGATTGATGACGTGATGGGAATCATCGTCTTGTCTTTCGTCATCGCCTTTTCTGCCGTTGGAGCCGCCGATGCCGCAGACGCGGCGCTTCCGACGGTGATTGCGCATTCGCTGTTCGGCGGCAGCAAAGCGATGGAAATAGTTTTGATCTTTGTGTTGATGACGGCGTTTTTCGCGGCTTCGATTTGGTTCGGCCATCGGTTCTTTGATCGTTTGCTGAAATTCGCCAACCGGGTTCCGGCCAGCCAGGCGTTGTTGGCGGCGACAGTTGGCGTGGCATTACTGTACGCACTGCTGGCGCAATACATAGGCCAGGTGGCGGCCATCACCGGTTCATACATCGCCGGGGTCTTGTTCGCGCAAACCGGTTTCAAACGCGAAATTGACGAAGGCATTCATCCGCTGACCTATAGCATTCTGGTTCCGGTCTTTTTCATTTCCATCGGATTGGAAGCCAATGGCCGCGCGCTGTTGGGCAATTCATCACAGTTGTGGTTGATGGCTGTGATTTTGATCGTTGCCATCGCGGGCAAAGTACTCGGCTGTTCTGTTCCGGCGTTGCTGTGCGGATTTAATCGTCAGGAATCGCTGCGCGTCGGCGTAGGCATGATCTCACGCGGCGAAGTCGGATTGATCGTCGCCGGAGTCGGTTTGGCCAGCGGCATCATCAACCAGGATGTGTTTTCGATTATGGTAATTATGGTATTGGTGACAACGATGGTGACTCCGCTGTTATTGCGCCTGGTGTTTCCGCGCTGTGAAGAAGAGAAGAATGTCGAGGTGTATGAATCAATCGCTGGTCTTGAGAAGGAGATGTAA
- a CDS encoding outer membrane beta-barrel protein, with protein MALLLSSALEAPGFAAVSAIEEETTEERKKTSTKKETSASKLGAGEADADAKISVAEMAKLVESLEERIRQLEEKLARLSPSASTAETTAVSISAAPAKVDETEKGAASATVQDDAKKNDGVLKFFRDTEVSGIVDGYYTYNNNKVDMFTQGRAFDVRHNAFSLQLAKLTLNKANSKTDPLGFRVDLGLGETVDRIISVSDSSRNDATKHILQAYASVVAPIGSGLTIDFGKFFTPVGAEVIETKDNFNYSRGWLFAFGPYYHAGLRAKYSFNDKFALSGFLVNGWDNLFENNVGKNASKTVGFQVGLTPSKKFALTQTYLAGPEAPLANVPDVSARNNWRHVADTVATVYVNDKLTLLGNFVYGSDGDDAGNRGKWTGGAAYFKYAFNSKLAFSPRFEVFNDKDGLRTGVAQTVKDITLTQEVKLMNNFLTRFEYRRDFSNQKSFTNSIGAARDNQNTFTVGLSYFFTNRDQ; from the coding sequence ATGGCCTTACTTCTCTCATCCGCGTTGGAGGCGCCGGGGTTTGCCGCCGTTTCCGCGATTGAAGAAGAGACAACGGAGGAGAGAAAGAAAACCTCCACGAAGAAGGAAACGTCAGCAAGCAAACTTGGCGCGGGGGAAGCGGATGCTGACGCCAAAATCTCCGTGGCCGAAATGGCGAAATTGGTTGAATCGCTGGAAGAACGGATTCGCCAGCTTGAGGAAAAACTTGCCCGGCTGAGTCCGTCAGCCTCAACAGCGGAAACTACGGCAGTTTCCATCTCTGCCGCTCCGGCAAAAGTTGACGAGACGGAAAAAGGCGCGGCGTCCGCAACGGTGCAGGATGACGCCAAAAAGAACGATGGCGTTCTGAAGTTTTTCCGCGATACAGAAGTCAGCGGCATTGTGGACGGGTATTACACGTACAACAACAACAAGGTTGACATGTTCACGCAAGGGCGCGCTTTCGATGTCCGCCATAATGCGTTCAGTCTGCAATTGGCAAAATTGACGTTGAACAAGGCCAATTCAAAAACCGATCCGCTGGGTTTTCGTGTGGATTTGGGCTTGGGCGAAACGGTTGATCGAATCATTTCCGTCAGCGATTCCAGCCGCAATGACGCGACCAAGCACATCCTGCAAGCTTATGCCAGCGTCGTGGCTCCCATCGGCTCCGGCCTGACGATTGATTTCGGAAAGTTCTTCACCCCCGTGGGCGCAGAAGTCATCGAAACCAAGGACAATTTCAACTATTCGCGCGGTTGGTTGTTCGCTTTCGGCCCGTACTATCACGCTGGGCTTCGCGCCAAATACTCGTTTAACGACAAATTCGCGTTGAGCGGATTTCTGGTCAATGGATGGGACAATCTGTTTGAAAACAATGTCGGCAAAAATGCGAGCAAAACCGTTGGCTTCCAGGTCGGCCTGACGCCGAGCAAGAAATTTGCGCTGACGCAAACCTATCTGGCCGGACCGGAAGCGCCGTTGGCAAACGTTCCGGATGTTTCCGCGCGCAACAACTGGCGGCACGTCGCCGACACTGTGGCCACGGTTTACGTCAATGACAAGCTGACGCTGCTGGGCAATTTTGTGTACGGCTCCGACGGAGATGACGCCGGAAACCGAGGCAAATGGACGGGCGGCGCTGCGTATTTCAAATATGCGTTCAACAGCAAGCTGGCATTTTCGCCGCGCTTCGAGGTGTTCAACGACAAGGACGGGTTGAGAACCGGCGTGGCGCAAACGGTCAAAGACATTACCCTGACTCAGGAAGTGAAGCTGATGAACAACTTCCTGACCCGATTTGAATATCGCCGTGATTTTTCAAACCAGAAATCCTTCACGAATTCGATTGGCGCGGCGCGCGATAATCAAAACACCTTCACCGTCGGCCTCAGCTATTTCTTCACGAACCGTGATCAATAA
- a CDS encoding ammonium transporter: MKRGKAIGLVFCLLFGFAVWQGTSCPTFAQSPSAPVADPNGGATGTASDITAAEAGKPTLDEVASTVGHNKIAINFLWVLIAGFLVMFMQAGFALAETGFTRAKNAAHTMSMNMLVYAVGMLGFWVSGFALMMGGIGAVSALGAASSVLNHEFTITIAGKTLGLFGLKGFFLGGGTYDVGVFAFFLFAMVFMDTAATIPTGAMAERWKFSAFIIFSFFMGALVYPIFGNWVWGGGWLATLGTNFGLGHGFVDYAGSSVVHMTGGVTAYVGAKLLGPRIGKYTKDGKSVAMPGHDIPMALLGVFILAFGWFGFNAGSSLAGGDLRISVTAVNTMLASASGALISGLYVWKRLGKPDPSMMANGMLAGLVAITAPCAFVTSWAAVLIGAIAGVLVVESILFIDQKLKIDDPVGAISVHGVNGFWGVVSLGLFADGTYGDLYNGIPGGVRGLFYGDAKQFLAQLIGPVVNIIFVGIAFYIIYKLVDKLVGHRVDPEVEIAGLDLPEMGALAYPDFQVSTSSAGGGYVAMSGTSATGDVLISGKFAEET; this comes from the coding sequence ATGAAAAGAGGAAAAGCTATTGGGCTGGTATTTTGTTTGCTGTTCGGCTTTGCCGTCTGGCAAGGCACAAGTTGTCCCACCTTTGCCCAATCGCCATCCGCGCCTGTTGCCGATCCGAATGGCGGCGCCACCGGAACCGCCAGCGACATCACGGCTGCAGAGGCTGGCAAACCAACGTTGGACGAAGTCGCCTCAACTGTTGGTCATAACAAAATTGCAATCAACTTTCTATGGGTTTTGATCGCCGGATTCCTGGTCATGTTTATGCAGGCCGGGTTCGCGTTGGCCGAAACCGGGTTCACGCGAGCCAAAAATGCCGCCCACACGATGTCCATGAACATGCTGGTGTATGCAGTGGGCATGCTTGGGTTCTGGGTCAGCGGGTTTGCCTTGATGATGGGTGGGATTGGAGCTGTGTCGGCTTTGGGCGCCGCCAGTTCCGTGCTCAATCACGAATTTACGATCACCATTGCGGGCAAAACTCTGGGCTTGTTTGGATTGAAAGGATTTTTCCTGGGGGGCGGAACCTATGACGTGGGAGTGTTCGCCTTCTTCCTGTTCGCGATGGTCTTTATGGATACGGCGGCGACCATTCCGACAGGCGCAATGGCCGAACGCTGGAAGTTTTCGGCGTTCATCATTTTCTCGTTTTTTATGGGCGCGCTGGTGTACCCGATTTTCGGCAACTGGGTTTGGGGCGGAGGATGGTTGGCCACGCTCGGCACGAATTTCGGACTTGGCCACGGCTTTGTTGATTACGCGGGGTCATCGGTCGTTCACATGACAGGCGGCGTGACAGCTTATGTCGGCGCCAAGCTGCTTGGCCCACGCATCGGTAAATACACCAAAGACGGCAAATCCGTGGCGATGCCCGGACACGACATTCCGATGGCGCTGTTGGGCGTGTTCATCCTGGCTTTCGGTTGGTTCGGCTTTAATGCAGGGTCAAGTCTGGCTGGCGGCGATTTACGAATCAGTGTCACGGCGGTCAACACAATGTTGGCTTCAGCGTCGGGAGCGCTGATCAGCGGGCTGTATGTTTGGAAACGGTTGGGCAAACCCGATCCCAGCATGATGGCCAACGGTATGCTGGCCGGATTGGTGGCCATTACCGCTCCTTGTGCATTCGTCACCAGTTGGGCGGCGGTTCTGATTGGCGCAATCGCCGGAGTGCTGGTTGTCGAAAGCATTCTTTTCATTGATCAGAAGCTGAAGATTGACGATCCAGTTGGCGCGATTTCCGTTCACGGCGTAAACGGGTTCTGGGGCGTGGTCAGTTTGGGACTGTTTGCCGATGGGACTTACGGCGATCTTTACAACGGCATTCCAGGCGGCGTGCGCGGATTGTTTTACGGCGATGCGAAGCAGTTCCTGGCGCAGTTGATTGGCCCTGTCGTCAACATCATCTTCGTTGGCATTGCCTTCTACATCATTTACAAACTGGTGGATAAACTGGTCGGCCATCGCGTTGATCCGGAAGTCGAAATCGCCGGACTGGATTTGCCCGAAATGGGTGCGCTGGCTTACCCCGATTTCCAGGTTTCAACGAGCAGCGCCGGTGGCGGCTACGTGGCGATGAGCGGTACATCAGCAACCGGCGATGTCCTGATCAGTGGCAAATTTGCTGAAGAAACTTAA
- a CDS encoding P-II family nitrogen regulator produces MKKIEAIIRPHLLEAVKDSLQALGVQGMTLSEVRGFGRQKGHTEVYRGSEYKVEFVPKVKIEVIVDDDIVEGAIEAIVKSARTGKFGDGKIFIFPVEEAVRIRTGEHGVNAV; encoded by the coding sequence ATGAAAAAGATTGAAGCCATCATTCGTCCGCATCTGCTGGAAGCGGTGAAGGATTCCTTACAGGCGTTGGGTGTTCAAGGTATGACGCTCAGTGAGGTCAGGGGATTCGGACGACAGAAAGGGCATACAGAAGTTTATCGCGGCAGCGAATACAAAGTGGAATTCGTGCCAAAGGTCAAAATCGAAGTCATCGTTGATGATGACATTGTCGAAGGCGCAATTGAGGCCATCGTCAAATCTGCCCGAACCGGAAAATTCGGCGACGGAAAGATCTTCATTTTCCCCGTGGAAGAGGCGGTGCGAATCAGAACCGGGGAACATGGTGTGAATGCAGTGTGA
- a CDS encoding ammonium transporter, with protein MLGSLISSLTVLAQTPSVEERLTKTEAAATGAQMSGDNAWMLVCCALVLMMTGPGLALFYGGLVRKKNVLATMMQSFILMGVVTVLWAFVGYSIAFADGTPFFGGLAFAFLRGVGGDPNPTYAATIPQQTFMMFQLMFAIITPALITGAFAERMKFSAMLVFTILWALIVYFPLAHMVWGNGGLLALPLLNGKIPALDFAGGTVVHISSGFSALVCAIYLGKRLGYPKTSFAPHSLVLSVIGACLLWVGWFGFNAGSALAAGKLATSAFVATHFGAAAAALGWTIVEWLKQGKPTVLGAISGAVAGLVGITPASGFVTPMSALIIGLVAGVGCFFAVTELKKRFGYDDSLDAFGVHGVGGFTGAILTGVFATKAVNDVFSGGPVGLIEGNGKQVLNQLIASAIAIALGMIASLIILKIVDLLIGVRVSNEDEIAGLDLSQHGEEGYNIDADLGVAGVFGHGGGSIGDPVFSAAKVLEQ; from the coding sequence ATGCTGGGTTCTTTGATTAGTTCATTGACGGTTTTGGCGCAAACCCCATCTGTCGAAGAGCGGTTGACCAAAACAGAAGCTGCTGCAACCGGTGCGCAGATGTCTGGCGACAACGCTTGGATGCTGGTCTGTTGTGCGCTGGTGTTGATGATGACTGGACCAGGCTTGGCGCTGTTTTACGGCGGTTTGGTTCGCAAAAAGAACGTCCTGGCAACGATGATGCAAAGCTTCATCCTGATGGGAGTCGTCACGGTGTTGTGGGCGTTCGTCGGTTACAGCATCGCGTTTGCGGATGGCACTCCGTTTTTCGGCGGTCTGGCATTTGCGTTTCTGCGAGGCGTTGGCGGCGATCCGAATCCGACCTATGCGGCGACGATTCCGCAGCAAACATTCATGATGTTCCAGTTGATGTTTGCCATCATCACGCCCGCGTTGATCACCGGCGCGTTTGCCGAACGAATGAAATTCAGCGCGATGCTGGTATTCACGATCCTCTGGGCGTTGATTGTGTATTTCCCGCTGGCGCACATGGTTTGGGGCAATGGCGGGTTGCTGGCGCTGCCGTTGTTGAACGGCAAAATTCCGGCGCTTGATTTCGCGGGCGGAACCGTGGTGCACATTTCATCGGGATTTTCGGCATTGGTTTGCGCCATTTATCTGGGCAAACGGCTGGGCTATCCAAAAACGTCGTTTGCGCCGCACAGTCTGGTGCTCAGCGTAATTGGCGCTTGTCTGTTGTGGGTTGGCTGGTTCGGATTCAACGCCGGAAGCGCGTTGGCGGCGGGCAAGTTGGCGACCAGCGCGTTTGTGGCCACGCACTTCGGAGCGGCTGCGGCCGCGCTGGGATGGACAATCGTTGAATGGTTGAAGCAGGGGAAACCGACTGTTTTGGGAGCGATTTCCGGTGCAGTCGCGGGCTTGGTCGGCATCACACCGGCTTCGGGATTTGTCACACCAATGTCGGCGCTGATCATCGGTCTGGTTGCCGGAGTGGGTTGTTTCTTTGCGGTGACTGAACTGAAAAAACGCTTCGGTTACGACGATTCGCTGGACGCGTTTGGCGTTCACGGCGTGGGCGGATTCACGGGGGCGATTTTGACCGGAGTTTTTGCAACAAAAGCAGTCAACGATGTGTTCAGTGGCGGCCCCGTCGGATTGATCGAAGGCAATGGAAAGCAGGTGCTGAATCAGTTGATTGCTTCGGCGATTGCAATCGCCCTGGGAATGATCGCTTCGCTGATTATTTTGAAGATCGTTGATTTGTTGATTGGCGTGCGCGTCAGTAATGAAGACGAAATCGCCGGGCTTGATCTTAGCCAACACGGCGAGGAAGGTTATAACATTGACGCAGACCTGGGAGTTGCTGGCGTGTTTGGACACGGCGGAGGCTCGATTGGCGATCCCGTTTTCAGCGCGGCCAAAGTGCTGGAGCAGTAA
- the glnD gene encoding [protein-PII] uridylyltransferase, whose translation MQINLATIRQHAGEKLRRIEKLSGSVDRLAALKKFLKIETQRLHLRHRFGISGSQIVAARSLVVDLLIHRIARLAVEERLDGAVEADNFAIIALGGYGRQELSPQSDIDVMFLYKGRREAERAAKLSEAILYSLWDVGFNVGHSVRSMAECLSVAKEDIVSRNSMIEARLLWGSQELFEDLVERLDEEVFEKKKRELLDELLVERQARYGKFGDAACLQEPNVKETAGGLRDLHELIWASRVAFGTNSVSGLAECGVLAERDIKAINAAYDFLLRVRNELHFLTNRKSDLLSLDLQQQVARNLNYADTPMQQASELFMRDYYLHARRLHRLAEAYLQRVTHKNEKRGWFSRARGISKANSVAAATGGFVMRDGELDLADPVKKLDGRQMMLAFSYAQATGARFSSSLQETVQASLPNVNKTFRSAPEATEALLKMLRVKGKVAAGLRLMHDLDFLGKYLPEFGRVTCLVQHDLYHRFTVDEHTLRTIEALDELASSRSRQLERYRGVYSQIPDLAVLHLGLLMHDIGKGLGGGHTEKGIEIAKRVCARLQLEEKMTEQVIFLVRHHLLMSHIAQRRDLSDEKVVHDFAAEMGAVENLNLLCMLTFGDIHGVGPGMWNEWKDALIWELYTKARGVLLPEEGESETEPLRQRIARMLGSEVDPDEVRRHFKLLPDDYARFTPPQAIIEHVRLAASLNSRLIKTGWRLNTQTRSTDLHLAARNRRGLFAAVAGALTAQGINILSVQLNTRADGVAIDSFKVRDSAGEPINDPARWEQIDLSLKRAISGEYDISAAVEKRLRAQSSSKFSSRRKMLKAAPTRFSWDNYSSNKSTILEVMTGDRLGLAYKIASTLTALDLDIVFAKVATEKHLALDIFYVTNASGEKLADEVLPTIEDALRQSLGEPSNTDS comes from the coding sequence ATGCAGATCAATTTGGCGACAATCAGGCAACACGCCGGAGAAAAGTTGCGGCGGATTGAGAAATTGTCCGGCTCTGTTGACCGATTGGCGGCGTTAAAAAAGTTTTTGAAGATCGAAACTCAGCGACTTCATTTGCGGCATCGTTTCGGGATCAGTGGCTCGCAAATCGTTGCCGCGCGTTCGTTGGTGGTTGATTTGTTGATCCATCGCATCGCTCGACTGGCGGTCGAAGAGCGTTTAGACGGAGCCGTTGAAGCGGATAATTTTGCGATTATCGCTCTGGGGGGATATGGGCGACAGGAGTTATCTCCACAATCCGATATTGACGTGATGTTCCTTTACAAAGGCCGCCGCGAAGCCGAGCGCGCTGCCAAGTTGAGTGAAGCGATTCTGTATTCGCTGTGGGATGTTGGGTTCAATGTCGGCCACAGCGTACGTTCAATGGCTGAATGTTTATCAGTGGCCAAAGAAGACATTGTTTCGCGAAATTCCATGATCGAAGCCCGGTTGTTGTGGGGAAGTCAGGAATTGTTTGAGGATTTGGTCGAGCGGCTGGACGAAGAGGTTTTTGAAAAAAAGAAGCGAGAGTTGCTGGATGAATTGCTGGTCGAGCGCCAGGCGCGCTATGGAAAATTCGGCGACGCCGCCTGTTTGCAGGAGCCGAATGTCAAGGAAACTGCCGGAGGGTTGCGCGATCTGCACGAGTTGATCTGGGCATCACGTGTTGCATTCGGCACGAATTCTGTCAGTGGATTGGCGGAATGCGGTGTTCTGGCGGAACGAGACATCAAAGCGATCAACGCGGCTTATGATTTTTTGCTGCGGGTGAGAAACGAGCTTCATTTTTTGACCAATCGAAAAAGCGATTTGCTCTCCTTGGATTTGCAGCAGCAGGTCGCGCGCAATCTGAATTACGCTGATACGCCGATGCAACAGGCGTCAGAGTTGTTTATGCGCGATTACTATCTGCATGCGCGTCGGTTGCACCGATTGGCCGAGGCTTATTTGCAGCGCGTAACACATAAGAATGAAAAGCGAGGATGGTTTTCGCGCGCGCGCGGGATTTCCAAAGCGAACTCTGTCGCTGCGGCAACCGGCGGGTTTGTGATGCGCGACGGCGAGCTTGATCTGGCAGATCCCGTCAAAAAGCTCGACGGGCGACAAATGATGCTGGCCTTCAGTTATGCCCAGGCGACGGGCGCGCGGTTCAGTTCGTCTTTGCAGGAAACAGTTCAGGCATCGTTGCCAAACGTCAATAAAACGTTTCGCTCGGCTCCGGAAGCGACTGAAGCGTTGTTGAAAATGTTGCGTGTGAAAGGAAAGGTCGCCGCCGGGTTACGGCTGATGCACGACCTGGATTTTCTGGGCAAATATCTGCCGGAATTCGGACGCGTCACCTGTTTGGTGCAACATGATCTTTACCATCGCTTCACCGTGGATGAACACACACTGCGGACGATTGAGGCGTTGGACGAACTGGCCAGTTCGCGCAGCAGGCAGCTTGAGCGGTATCGAGGCGTGTACAGCCAGATACCCGATCTCGCGGTGTTGCATCTGGGACTGTTGATGCATGACATCGGCAAAGGTTTGGGCGGCGGACACACTGAAAAAGGGATTGAGATCGCGAAACGGGTGTGCGCGCGATTGCAGTTGGAAGAAAAAATGACGGAGCAGGTCATCTTTCTGGTTCGCCATCATTTGTTGATGTCGCACATTGCGCAGCGCCGCGATTTGAGTGACGAAAAAGTCGTTCACGATTTTGCCGCGGAAATGGGCGCCGTTGAAAACCTGAACCTGCTTTGCATGCTGACCTTCGGAGATATTCACGGCGTCGGGCCCGGAATGTGGAACGAATGGAAGGATGCGTTGATTTGGGAGTTGTACACAAAAGCACGCGGCGTTTTGCTGCCGGAAGAAGGCGAAAGCGAAACGGAGCCATTACGGCAACGCATTGCCCGAATGTTGGGCAGCGAAGTGGACCCGGATGAGGTTCGCCGTCATTTCAAACTGCTGCCGGATGATTATGCGCGCTTTACGCCTCCGCAGGCGATCATTGAACACGTACGATTGGCTGCTTCGCTCAATTCCCGGTTGATCAAAACGGGTTGGCGATTGAATACGCAGACTCGTTCGACGGATTTACATCTGGCTGCGCGCAACCGGCGCGGTTTATTTGCCGCGGTTGCGGGAGCGTTGACCGCGCAGGGAATCAATATCCTGAGCGTGCAATTGAATACGCGTGCAGACGGCGTCGCGATTGATTCGTTCAAGGTGCGCGATTCGGCGGGAGAGCCGATCAATGATCCGGCGCGCTGGGAACAGATTGATCTGTCACTGAAACGCGCAATCAGTGGCGAGTACGATATTTCCGCGGCGGTTGAAAAGCGACTGCGCGCGCAATCGAGTTCGAAGTTTTCCTCAAGGCGCAAGATGCTGAAAGCCGCGCCAACACGCTTTAGCTGGGATAATTATTCGTCAAACAAGAGCACGATCCTGGAAGTGATGACCGGAGACAGGCTGGGTTTGGCTTACAAAATTGCCAGCACTCTGACGGCGCTCGACCTGGACATCGTGTTCGCAAAGGTGGCGACCGAAAAGCATCTTGCGCTGGATATTTTTTATGTGACGAATGCGTCTGGTGAAAAGTTGGCGGATGAGGTGTTGCCAACCATTGAAGACGCGCTTCGCCAATCATTAGGCGAACCAAGTAATACTGATTCTTGA